One window of the Populus trichocarpa isolate Nisqually-1 chromosome 9, P.trichocarpa_v4.1, whole genome shotgun sequence genome contains the following:
- the LOC7481538 gene encoding U-box domain-containing protein 33, producing the protein MELLHPAHPPHHNPNPKSHSSGLVVGPDRMLSSDQLLDIVEEVSNERVYVAVGNSLEKALSLLNWVFNIFGTRQICLLHVHRPSPLIPTSLGKLPASQANAEVVSAFRREENEQTKKLIDYYLIICSRAKVEATIIIIENDQVHKGIVELVNRHGVRKLVMGAVTENCLKVKKSSSKENYAAKYAPLFCEIWFINKGKHVWTREASENSNPLPKCDHAENMSFETLRSESLRYSKSNLPFQKNNLRSNSAARISCARISSFVQNESVCAESVLPTIYSSYSSWSCHPLQSSSSSCAPGCTSTERRVSSGSDSKLEEESSHSHVEEVRLETEALGNESFEDFLKSKMLEAISKVKIFESAHAHEVKLRKEAEDALNNTIMEQEKLLEEKDEATRKLERTMRNVALLDSRAQEANRRSEEAAGELKLIQTSISSLRQEKQRIRQQKIEAVHWLERWRSHGQAGASNCNGILGITEELPELAEFSLSDLQTATCNFSESFKLGQGGCGCVYKGEMLGRTVAIKRLHPNNTQGQLEFQKEVQVLGKLQHPHLVTLLGACPEAWSLVYEYLPNGSLQDRLFQKSNISPLTWKIRTRIIAEISSTLCFLHSSKPEKIVHGDLKPQNILLNSELSCKICEFGICRLVTEDSLYCPSIHRSNEPKGSFPYTDPEFQRIGVLTPKSDIYAFGVIILQLLTGKPPVGLVGKVRRTHSCGKLASILDPSAGEWPMFVARQLVDLSLQFCELRSRDRPDLTPTLVRELEQLHVSEERPVPSIFLCPILQEIMHDPQVAADGFTYEGEALREWLANGRETSPMTNLRLSHLLLTPNHALRLAIQDWLCQT; encoded by the exons ATGGAGCTCCTACACCCCGCCCACCCGCCCCATCACAACCCGAACCCAAAATCACATTCTTCGGGGTTAGTGGTCGGGCCTGACCGGATGTTGAGCTCTGATCAGTTGCTGGACATTGTTGAAGAAGTTAGCAACGAAAGAGTGTATGTGGCTGTGGGGAATTCTTTAGAGAAAGCTTTGAGCTTGCTCAACTGGGTTTTCAATATCTTTGGAACCAGACAAATTTGTTTGCTTCACGTTCACCGTCCTTCTCCTCTGATACCTACTTCCT TGGGGAAACTGCCCGCAAGTCAAGCAAATGCTGAAGTAGTGTCAGCATTTCGAAGGGAGGAGAATGAGCAGACAAAGAAACTTATAGATTATTATCTGATCATTTGTAGTAGAGCAAAG GTTGAAgcaactattattataattgaaaacgACCAAGTCCATAAGGGGATTGTAGAATTGGTGAACAGACATGGTGTGAGGAAGCTTGTTATGGGGGCTGTAACAGAAAA TTGTTTGAAGGTTAAAAAGAGCTCCAGCAAAGAAAACTATGCAGCAAAATATGCTCCTTTGTTCTGTGAGATATGGTTTATCAACAAAGGGAAACATGTGTGGACGAGAGAAGCTTCTGAAAATTCAAATCCTCTACCAAAATGTGATCATGCTGAGAATATGAGTTTTGAAACTCTAAGATCTGAATCTTTGCGATATAGCAAGAGTAACTTGccattccaaaaaaataatcttcgATCAAACTCTGCTGCAAGAATATCTTGTGCCAGAATTAGCAGTTTTGTTCAGAATGAATCAGTGTGTGCAGAATCAGTGTTGCCAACTATATATAGTTCTTATAGTTCATGGTCCTGCCATCCTCTCCAGAGTTCAAGTAGCAGCTGTGCTCCAGGATGCACTTCCACTGAAAGAAGAGTTTCTTCAGGTTCTGATTCAAAATTGGAGGAAGAAAGCTCACATTCTCATGTCGAAGAAGTGCGTTTAGAAACAGAAGCATTGGGGAATGAATCATTTGAAGATTTTTTGAAGAGCAAAATGCTGGAAGCTATCAGCAAG GTCAAAATCTTTGAATCTGCCCATGCACATGAAGTTAAACTTAGAAAAGAAGCTGAAGATGCACTCAATAATACAATAATGGAGCAAGAAAAGCTATTGGAAGAGAAAGATGAAGCAACTAGAAAGCTAGAGAGGACCATGAGAAATGTTGCTCTTCTAGACAGTCGTGCACAGGAAGCAAATCGCAGGTCTGAGGAAGCTGCTGGAGAATTGAAACTCATTCAAACATCCATTTCATCTCTGAGGCAGGAAAAGCAGAGGATTCGACAGCAGAAAATCGAAGCTGTACATTGGCTTGAGCGGTGGAGAAGCCATGGGCAGGCAGGAGCTTCAAACTGCAATGGAATTCTTGGAATTACTGAAGAGTTGCCTGAATTAGCGGAATTTTCTTTGTCTGATTTGCAAACTGCAACATGCAACTTCTCTGAGAGCTTCAAACTGGGTCAGGGAGGTTGTGGTTGTGTTTACAAAGGTGAAATGTTGGGTAGAACTGTTGCTATAAAAAGGCTGCATCCAAATAACACGCAAGGGCAATTAGAGTTTCAAAAGGAG GTCCAAGTTCTGGGCAAACTGCAGCATCCTCATCTGGTGACTTTGCTTGGTGCATGTCCAGAAGCATGGTCTCTTGTATACGAGTACTTGCCCAATGGGAGCCTCCAAGATCGCCTTTTCCAGAAAAGCAACATTTCCCCTTTGACATGGAAGATCCGAACACGCATTATAGCTGAAATCTCTAGTACCCTTTGCTTCTTGCACTCTTCCAAACCTGAAAAGATTGTCCATGGTGATCTTAAACCACAAAACATCCTCCTGAATTCTGAACTTAGCTGCAAGATATGTGAGTTTGGAATTTGCAGGCTGGTAACTGAGGACAGTCTTTATTGCCCAAGTATTCATAGGAGCAATGAGCCAAAAGGTTCCTTTCCGTATACAGATCCGGAGTTCCAAAGAATTGGAGTTTTGACACCGAAGTCTGACATCTATGCCTTTGGAGTGATCATTCTGCAGCTACTCACTGGGAAGCCACCTGTTGGATTAGTAGGTAAGGTACGTAGAACACACTCATGTGGGAAATTAGCCTCAATTCTGGATCCATCAGCTGGAGAATGGCCAATGTTTGTGGCAAGGCAATTGGTGGATTTGAGCCTGCAGTTCTGTGAATTACGCAGCAGGGATAGACCAGACTTAACTCCTACACTGGTGAGGGAATTGGAACAGTTGCATGTTTCAGAGGAGAGACCGGTACCATCTATCTTCTTGTGCCCCATTCTCCAG GAAATAATGCACGACCCTCAGGTGGCAGCTGATGGGTTCACATATGAAGGAGAAGCCTTGCGTGAATGGCTGGCAAATGGCCGTGAAACATCACCAATGACCAATTTGAGATTAAGTCACTTGCTTCTTACTCCCAACCATGCTTTGCGTCTTGCCATACAAGACTGGCTTTGCCAAACTTAA
- the LOC7481537 gene encoding uncharacterized protein LOC7481537 — MSILSKSNGNNNIGTLSFHEVKKQTSFFFKEKIKSARLALTDVTPAQLLTEEATNGNSWAPDSLTLGSISRAAFEVDDYWRIVEILHKRFLRFERKNWRPSYNSLIILEHLLTHGPESVAGEFQIDKDVIREMESFQCIDVKGFNWGLAVRKKSERILNLLEKGPLLKEERERARKVTRGIQGFGSFCHSSSSARGILQESSNGTFARSNSQNDSWENKLLSPKEENSIQTFQKSRNGANYESGQKRVNLDSWDSVNNWQVLEKPGTNLKENLAPKKEVHLWNDTREATPLLAGRRDEPRIVEEDHPFSDAENQTTASLLSARDGILQGC, encoded by the exons ATGTCTATCTTAAGCAAAAGCAATGGCAACAACAATATAGGGACGCTGTCATTCCATGAAGTTAAGAAGCAAACCTCTTTCTTCTTCAAGGAAAAGATCAAGAGTGCTAGATTAGCTCTCACTGATGTCACACCAGCACAACT GTTGACTGAAGAAGCTACGAATGGGAATTCATGGGCTCCAGACAGTCTTACCCTTGGATCCATTTCAAGGGCTGCTTTTGAAGTTGATGATTATTGGAGAATTGTGGAGATCCTACACAAGAG ATTCTTGAGATTTGAGAGAAAGAACTGGAGGCCCTCTTACAATTCCCTTATTATACTTGAACACTTGTTGACTCATGGACCAGAGAGTGTGGCAGGGGAGTTTCAGATTGACAAAGATGTTATTAGGGAGATGGAAAGCTTTCAGTGTATAGATGTGAAAGG ATTCAACTGGGGTCTCGCTGTTAGAAAGAAATCAGAGAGAATCTTGAACCTGCTTGAAAAAGGACCTCTTctcaaagaagaaagagagcGAGCTAGAAAGGTGACTAGAGGGATTCAGGGATTTGGTAGCTTCTGCCACAGTTCTTCATCAGCGCGAGGCATTCTACAGGAATCTTCTAATGGAACATTTGCAAGAAGTAATTCTCAGAATGATTCATGGGAAAATAAACTCTTGTCCCCGAAAGAAGAAAATTCGATCCAAACATTTCAAAAGAGCCGAAATGGCGCAAATTATGAGTCTGGCCAGAAAAGGGTGAATCTGGATTCTTGGGATAGTGTCAACAATTGGCAGGTGCTCGAGAAACCTGGAACAAATCTCAAAGAAAACTTGGCTCCTAAAAAGGAAGTACATCTATGGAACGACACAAGGGAGGCTACTCCACTTTTGGCTGGTAGGAGAGATGAACCAAGGATCGTTGAGGAAGATCATCCCTTCAGTGATGCTGAGAACCAAACTACTGCTTCCCTCCTTTCAGCTAGAGATGGAATATTGCAAGGATGTTAG